One part of the Corallococcus exiguus genome encodes these proteins:
- a CDS encoding AHH domain-containing protein: MRAFAIAVLMLLTAGCATTRVVNLNTGYGKTISYTPLESDPVEIGRDAFKEAVTQLVLDMKLDVAFKEAERDDSRSLLASSGGVVDGAQGRAVPSAYERICQRQDDPNGCMGMLAGGLTFGPMERRMMALYFALDTVWEGVEDAIRDMVNGAALRAMVTTMIGTALVMLVAPEPITKVIAVALTASLIAYLGTGPVWNLGRGFLRLMDESRDAANVSELERAGHRFGKILGDNGARVLVIVALSALGGKNAMAAQGPRMPGFAQAAVRAEAEGGFVLAGALSGGVQSISISAAGVLNIALAPTAVAAVAMGPGAGVGTRPAGGVGGVIQGDPDGDVHHICTDKNAVSDANGGPWTPLFEEVFSRARMSLDDIANKVRIRGHRGPHPRQYHEEIYNRIDGATKGCREPAQCRAELVKELARIAHDILTEGTKLRKLITKDSGM; this comes from the coding sequence ATGAGAGCTTTCGCAATAGCCGTGCTGATGCTGCTGACGGCCGGATGCGCTACGACTCGGGTCGTCAACCTCAACACGGGATACGGCAAGACAATCAGCTACACGCCCCTCGAGTCCGACCCTGTCGAGATAGGGCGGGATGCCTTCAAGGAAGCGGTCACGCAGCTTGTGCTCGACATGAAATTAGATGTCGCGTTCAAGGAAGCTGAACGGGATGACAGTCGCTCCCTGCTCGCGTCGAGTGGCGGAGTCGTTGACGGTGCTCAGGGGCGAGCTGTCCCGTCGGCCTACGAGCGAATCTGCCAGCGACAGGACGACCCCAACGGCTGCATGGGCATGTTGGCGGGTGGGCTCACGTTCGGGCCGATGGAACGCCGCATGATGGCGCTCTACTTCGCGCTCGATACGGTCTGGGAAGGCGTCGAGGATGCCATCCGAGACATGGTGAACGGGGCTGCTTTACGGGCCATGGTGACGACGATGATTGGGACGGCGCTTGTGATGCTCGTCGCGCCTGAGCCGATTACGAAGGTCATTGCAGTTGCGCTAACTGCATCGTTGATTGCCTATCTCGGCACAGGTCCGGTGTGGAATCTCGGGCGGGGGTTCCTGCGCCTTATGGACGAATCGAGGGACGCCGCGAACGTTTCGGAGCTGGAACGCGCTGGGCATCGCTTCGGAAAGATCCTTGGAGACAACGGCGCTCGGGTGCTCGTGATCGTCGCCCTGTCGGCGCTCGGCGGTAAGAACGCGATGGCGGCTCAGGGGCCGAGAATGCCGGGCTTCGCTCAGGCGGCGGTCAGGGCAGAGGCAGAAGGGGGCTTCGTGCTTGCTGGCGCGCTGTCGGGAGGGGTCCAGTCGATCTCGATCTCGGCTGCTGGGGTCCTCAACATTGCGCTTGCTCCTACTGCTGTTGCCGCGGTCGCCATGGGCCCCGGTGCTGGTGTGGGGACTCGACCTGCCGGGGGCGTTGGGGGAGTAATTCAAGGCGATCCCGACGGCGACGTTCATCACATTTGCACGGACAAGAACGCCGTTTCCGATGCGAACGGTGGGCCTTGGACGCCGCTATTTGAGGAGGTCTTCAGTCGGGCAAGGATGAGCCTTGACGATATTGCGAACAAGGTGCGAATCAGGGGGCATAGAGGCCCACACCCTCGGCAGTACCACGAAGAGATTTATAACCGGATAGACGGAGCAACAAAGGGATGTCGAGAGCCCGCGCAATGCCGAGCGGAATTAGTCAAGGAGCTTGCTAGGATTGCGCATGATATTTTGACGGAGGGAACGAAGCTGCGGAAGTTGATCACGAAGGACTCTGGGATGTGA
- a CDS encoding imm11 family protein, with the protein MSDRIASVFREMAPNDVQLFKAAVDGQPDPYYVLNVARQIRCIDDAACEEVQIRTAGEYTERIGEYSSVSGLRIDKSKVGDVRVFRTWGWHSPLIVDDEIKDALEATGIAGGKFEEV; encoded by the coding sequence GTGAGCGATCGGATCGCGTCTGTGTTCCGCGAAATGGCGCCCAACGATGTGCAGCTTTTTAAGGCTGCGGTTGATGGACAGCCAGATCCCTATTACGTGCTCAATGTGGCTCGACAGATCCGCTGCATTGACGATGCCGCATGCGAAGAGGTCCAAATCCGTACTGCGGGCGAGTACACAGAGCGCATAGGCGAGTACAGTTCTGTCTCGGGGTTGCGAATCGACAAATCGAAAGTAGGCGACGTGCGTGTGTTCCGAACGTGGGGATGGCACTCACCCCTCATTGTCGACGACGAGATCAAGGATGCGCTGGAGGCGACTGGGATCGCTGGCGGGAAGTTCGAGGAGGTCTGA
- a CDS encoding DUF2381 family protein — MLQPFRLALALALVSGAAAGAEPAPGARVDRKRPVTVASTPSEPLPVVHVAADTPTVFLFSSPIQRKTLTFDESRIRVLDAGERSIIVQPVANLGDGERQEIGVFFADGRAPARAAFVLVTDPAEVDLRIDVQRPAPPNDACPTDAHAPVPKPEDFVLLGYLDGKGVTTASIKGKHDSARGFESTSTFSYRGKGWILFDVTIWNESNRPAWTPREATFTGRVGMPLRARIVTDRKGAIPPGETGRVLAVAEIQESDAGLVFTVELRGDGGRDFTIPDVRFPKPGTGGTQ; from the coding sequence TTGCTCCAACCGTTCAGATTGGCCCTAGCGCTCGCGCTCGTCTCGGGAGCTGCTGCGGGGGCTGAGCCCGCACCGGGGGCGCGCGTTGACCGTAAGCGCCCTGTGACCGTCGCCAGCACGCCCTCCGAACCGCTTCCCGTTGTCCATGTCGCGGCGGACACGCCGACGGTGTTCCTCTTCTCTTCGCCGATTCAGCGGAAGACCCTCACCTTCGACGAGTCCCGGATCCGCGTCCTGGATGCAGGCGAGCGCTCAATCATCGTTCAGCCCGTGGCCAATCTCGGCGACGGCGAGCGTCAGGAGATCGGGGTCTTCTTCGCCGACGGCCGAGCGCCCGCCCGCGCCGCCTTCGTGCTCGTGACCGACCCGGCCGAAGTGGACTTGCGGATCGACGTGCAGCGTCCAGCGCCGCCGAACGACGCCTGTCCGACGGACGCTCACGCCCCGGTGCCGAAGCCCGAAGACTTCGTGTTGCTCGGCTACCTAGATGGGAAAGGGGTCACAACAGCCAGCATCAAAGGCAAGCATGATTCTGCTCGGGGTTTCGAGTCAACCAGCACTTTTTCTTATCGGGGCAAAGGCTGGATTCTGTTCGACGTGACAATCTGGAACGAATCCAATCGGCCAGCCTGGACACCACGAGAGGCGACATTTACGGGGCGTGTCGGCATGCCCCTGCGGGCGCGGATCGTGACAGACAGAAAAGGCGCAATTCCTCCTGGGGAGACTGGGCGCGTGCTCGCGGTCGCTGAAATTCAAGAGTCAGACGCGGGCCTTGTTTTCACCGTGGAGTTGCGAGGGGACGGGGGCCGCGACTTTACGATTCCTGACGTGCGCTTTCCGAAGCCGGGGACGGGGGGCACCCAATGA
- a CDS encoding serine/threonine protein kinase, whose protein sequence is MTATPTGTPPATLIDGWQISKELGNGGFAFVFLGEKNGKRNALKVARHREASGDPKQTHARTLRELTALLMLNHPNIVRTQGHGYTETGNAYLALDYVEGWTLAEWAERKHPTIREVLSVFEKLAGALSYMHRRGILHRDLKLLNVLIRKSDGAPVIIDFSCATYPLAEDLTDEGLPPGTNRYRAPEQFQFLHEHKDEHRARYAFQVADEIFAVGVMLHELLTDPRPSEFRVRFDLNGSFSKPPPPRLVNARVPEALSDLVESILSRDPSRRPVDTEALRRELAELQTDPVADYDVPAHPPSEQRQMGAAHAEFPAALAMQPPPLKQRVAVLERPRGQAWWLAGVAGVVAIAVAAGLWSYSGEVRAPAAESHVAASPTPPSPSRSVPPKTAPPAMSPPSPSPVAPPGPTIAAVPKEGSALKNPAPEVLIQGRTLRLPKKSAAVAECASLSLVAALAAGCPAAQIRPESFTCPAGAERAMRENLHWTDGDSFSLVLDDRHGREEVWFAAGAEVVGIVPKGMSDRRQREVAPVGTRFYGKAYYLSEKMGRADGPALVVRYDRVKLPGQDEQPVCFVVEGTAIAFKDGMVKAYNLDSGTVVDRWP, encoded by the coding sequence ATGACGGCAACGCCGACAGGGACGCCGCCCGCCACGCTCATTGACGGATGGCAAATTTCCAAGGAACTCGGCAACGGTGGCTTTGCCTTCGTCTTCCTCGGAGAAAAGAACGGCAAGCGCAATGCGCTCAAGGTAGCGCGGCACCGGGAGGCGAGTGGCGACCCGAAGCAGACCCATGCACGAACGTTGCGTGAGCTGACGGCGCTTCTCATGCTGAATCATCCCAACATTGTACGGACGCAAGGGCATGGCTACACGGAGACCGGCAACGCGTACCTTGCGCTTGATTACGTGGAAGGATGGACGCTCGCGGAGTGGGCCGAGCGTAAGCACCCGACGATCCGCGAAGTCCTGAGCGTCTTTGAAAAGCTCGCGGGTGCGCTGTCTTACATGCACCGTCGGGGCATATTGCATCGGGACCTGAAGTTGCTCAACGTCCTGATCCGGAAGAGCGACGGTGCGCCTGTCATCATCGATTTTAGCTGCGCGACCTATCCCCTCGCCGAAGACTTGACGGATGAAGGCTTGCCGCCTGGAACAAACCGCTATCGCGCTCCCGAGCAGTTTCAATTTCTGCACGAGCATAAGGACGAGCACCGGGCCCGCTATGCCTTCCAGGTAGCCGACGAGATTTTCGCTGTCGGCGTCATGCTGCATGAGTTGCTGACCGATCCGCGACCTTCGGAGTTCCGCGTCCGCTTCGACCTAAACGGCTCGTTCTCTAAGCCGCCGCCGCCCCGGCTGGTGAACGCTCGCGTTCCAGAAGCACTGAGTGATCTCGTCGAAAGCATCCTGTCACGAGACCCGTCGCGGCGGCCCGTAGATACAGAGGCGCTACGTCGCGAGCTGGCGGAACTCCAGACTGACCCTGTCGCCGACTACGACGTGCCGGCGCATCCACCGTCAGAACAGCGTCAGATGGGGGCGGCGCACGCGGAGTTCCCTGCGGCGTTGGCGATGCAACCCCCTCCCCTAAAGCAGCGCGTTGCCGTGCTGGAGCGCCCGCGCGGGCAGGCATGGTGGCTTGCGGGCGTTGCTGGCGTCGTCGCGATCGCTGTGGCGGCGGGCCTCTGGAGCTACTCCGGTGAGGTTCGCGCCCCCGCAGCCGAATCGCACGTTGCCGCGAGCCCGACCCCTCCCAGCCCCAGCCGTTCCGTACCGCCGAAGACAGCCCCTCCTGCTATGTCACCCCCTAGCCCCTCGCCCGTGGCTCCCCCAGGGCCGACAATCGCCGCTGTTCCGAAGGAAGGATCCGCTTTGAAGAACCCCGCCCCCGAAGTCCTGATCCAAGGACGCACACTCCGCCTGCCGAAGAAGTCCGCCGCTGTCGCTGAGTGCGCGTCGCTGTCGCTTGTTGCGGCGCTGGCGGCGGGCTGTCCTGCTGCCCAGATCCGGCCCGAGTCCTTCACCTGCCCGGCTGGAGCGGAACGAGCCATGCGGGAGAATCTCCACTGGACGGACGGCGACTCGTTCTCGCTTGTGCTCGACGACCGCCACGGGCGCGAAGAGGTTTGGTTCGCGGCTGGCGCGGAGGTGGTGGGGATCGTCCCGAAGGGCATGAGCGACAGGAGGCAGCGAGAGGTTGCCCCTGTCGGGACACGCTTCTACGGGAAGGCTTACTACCTGTCCGAAAAGATGGGGCGCGCGGACGGGCCGGCACTCGTCGTTCGGTATGACCGCGTGAAACTTCCGGGACAGGACGAGCAACCCGTTTGCTTCGTGGTTGAGGGCACCGCCATAGCGTTCAAGGACGGCATGGTGAAGGCGTACAACTTGGACAGCGGAACCGTTGTGGACCGCTGGCCTTGA
- a CDS encoding serine/threonine protein kinase, with the protein MKAVEFKVPRGAILFVKDGFQYEFRDDLGETHHGLSLFLARRRTLEGHIRGKVLLKAVGRPTVEEGARVKRARAKLEEQVRLATYLNHPGILRVHGLHKAGGCWYVITEHPSGNSLNDLISVAGECKRRLSPLFVLYVGAQVAAALEHAHEAKDEQGKPLNIVHRALDVEHIFVDWQGSAQISDFGLALSDLPGRVSSTVRRPLGEAFYSSPEMLLTGRVDARSDLFTLGNIMLELATWKNVLDAPDDLTEGVKDSLSRRNRARVRRAIRRARLAGSSPLVEDAIWRAATYTQADLDALTADLPQGLRVTLGRLLQRSPADRYQTARELAADLRRWIGEGDAYGPKDAEAELKELMRQAGEALGELGIRAPRSPSTPQDQISTN; encoded by the coding sequence ATGAAGGCAGTCGAGTTCAAGGTTCCACGAGGGGCGATTCTCTTCGTGAAGGACGGCTTCCAGTATGAGTTCCGCGACGATTTGGGAGAGACCCACCATGGGCTGAGCCTCTTTCTCGCGAGGCGTCGCACGCTGGAGGGGCACATTCGGGGAAAGGTGCTGCTCAAGGCGGTGGGGCGTCCCACTGTCGAGGAGGGGGCTCGCGTCAAGCGCGCTCGCGCGAAGTTGGAAGAGCAGGTGCGCCTTGCGACGTACCTCAACCATCCGGGCATCCTCCGCGTTCACGGGCTGCACAAGGCAGGCGGGTGCTGGTACGTCATCACCGAGCACCCGTCGGGTAACAGTCTGAACGACCTGATCTCAGTCGCCGGGGAGTGCAAGCGGCGTCTTTCGCCCCTCTTTGTGCTGTACGTGGGGGCGCAGGTGGCGGCAGCCCTTGAGCATGCCCATGAGGCCAAGGACGAGCAGGGGAAACCCCTCAACATCGTTCACAGGGCCCTCGACGTTGAGCACATCTTCGTGGACTGGCAGGGCAGCGCGCAGATCTCCGACTTCGGGCTCGCCCTGTCGGACCTGCCCGGCCGCGTTTCGTCTACGGTGCGTCGCCCGCTGGGTGAGGCGTTCTACTCGTCCCCGGAAATGCTCCTGACGGGCCGCGTGGATGCGCGCTCGGACCTATTCACGCTCGGCAACATCATGCTGGAGCTAGCGACGTGGAAGAACGTCCTCGATGCCCCGGACGATCTCACCGAGGGGGTCAAGGACTCGCTTTCGAGGCGGAACCGGGCGCGTGTTCGGCGCGCCATCAGAAGGGCACGGCTGGCGGGAAGCTCTCCCCTGGTTGAAGACGCAATCTGGCGCGCGGCGACCTACACGCAGGCGGACCTGGACGCATTGACGGCAGACCTCCCGCAGGGGCTGCGCGTGACCTTAGGTAGGCTTCTTCAAAGGTCGCCCGCCGACCGCTACCAGACGGCGCGCGAGTTGGCGGCGGACCTGCGTCGTTGGATCGGCGAGGGAGATGCCTACGGCCCCAAGGACGCGGAAGCCGAGCTGAAGGAGCTGATGCGGCAGGCGGGCGAAGCGCTGGGGGAGTTGGGCATTCGCGCGCCCCGAAGCCCCTCGACTCCCCAGGACCAAATCAGCACGAACTAG
- a CDS encoding tyrosine-type recombinase/integrase, producing MSVRLRKWKSKEGKVQEAWWVDVKYQHPSGKVERVRKASPLNTRRGAEEYERQVRHALLSGSFGKEAQNEQDRIATFKEFVPRFITYSENNNKPSSVASKRQILSNHLLPAFGHLSLDSIGLAEIEEFKAVMRKKPADALLRKAAPTRAAVLKRKRSNPKFLSLKYINNVLAVLHKLLVLAQDQGIISHVPRIKVFKTRKPAFDFLTFEEAELLVTNAEAEWRPLIFVALKTGMRQGELIGLQWNDVDLQRGKLHVRRTIWRGTSCLPKGGRERIVDLPVSAVQVLKEHRHLRGAQVFCQEDGQMLTAGLMKAPLKRALARAGIRREEGLIGWHDLRHTYGSHLAMRGIPLKVIQELMGHATIEMTMRYAHLAPEARERAVQQLDRPIPQTYAAEASTPQGHTGGT from the coding sequence GGCTGCGGAAGTGGAAGTCGAAGGAGGGAAAGGTGCAGGAGGCGTGGTGGGTGGACGTGAAGTACCAGCACCCCAGCGGGAAGGTGGAGCGAGTCCGCAAGGCTTCGCCCCTCAACACCCGCCGGGGCGCCGAAGAGTACGAGCGTCAGGTCCGTCACGCCCTCCTCTCGGGTTCCTTCGGAAAGGAGGCGCAGAACGAGCAGGACCGGATTGCAACCTTCAAGGAGTTCGTCCCGCGATTCATCACGTACAGCGAGAACAACAACAAACCATCCAGTGTCGCCAGCAAGAGGCAGATCCTGAGCAACCACCTGCTCCCAGCGTTCGGGCACCTGTCGTTGGACTCTATCGGCCTCGCGGAGATCGAGGAGTTCAAGGCCGTCATGCGCAAGAAGCCGGCGGACGCTCTTCTCCGGAAGGCAGCCCCCACGCGGGCAGCCGTCCTCAAGCGCAAGCGTTCCAATCCCAAGTTCCTGAGCCTCAAGTACATCAACAACGTGCTCGCGGTACTGCACAAGCTGCTCGTACTGGCGCAGGACCAGGGGATCATCAGCCACGTCCCCCGCATCAAGGTCTTCAAGACTCGGAAGCCAGCCTTTGACTTCCTCACCTTCGAGGAAGCCGAGCTGCTTGTGACGAACGCCGAGGCAGAGTGGAGGCCGCTGATCTTCGTGGCCCTCAAGACAGGCATGCGACAGGGCGAGTTGATCGGGCTCCAGTGGAACGACGTGGACTTGCAGCGAGGCAAGCTCCATGTCCGACGTACCATCTGGAGAGGGACTTCATGCCTCCCCAAGGGCGGACGCGAGCGGATCGTGGACCTGCCGGTTTCAGCCGTGCAGGTGCTGAAAGAACATCGGCACCTGCGCGGGGCCCAGGTGTTCTGTCAGGAGGACGGACAGATGCTGACGGCCGGGCTGATGAAGGCGCCTCTCAAGCGCGCGCTTGCGCGGGCAGGCATCCGCCGCGAGGAAGGGCTCATCGGCTGGCACGACCTCCGCCACACCTACGGCAGCCATCTCGCGATGAGGGGAATCCCGCTCAAGGTCATCCAGGAGCTGATGGGCCACGCCACCATCGAGATGACCATGCGGTACGCCCACCTCGCGCCCGAAGCACGCGAGCGCGCTGTGCAGCAACTCGACCGCCCCATCCCGCAGACCTACGCCGCCGAGGCTTCAACGCCGCAGGGGCACACTGGGGGCACATGA